Proteins encoded by one window of Nocardia goodfellowii:
- a CDS encoding TetR/AcrR family transcriptional regulator, whose amino-acid sequence MRRVMSEDGMTQAMWSERAAVPRARDLADRGARAAQRQQILAAAGDVFGRCGYHAAQMHEIADRADTSKPTVYKHFSSKLDLYLAVLQVRLDRLVDGVRVALSAETDRARAAVEVYFDFIDSDPQGFRLVFETEVPSEPAVRLRVDHAIDDCILAVAGLLARNLDADLFRARMLAAGLVGICRFTARQWLDSGRPIAKDQAITTTTMLCARGLSGVPLVRPHPQPATGRRSFDQSTPIESRVPRHGYPDGNPGGR is encoded by the coding sequence GTGCGTCGAGTAATGAGCGAGGACGGCATGACACAGGCGATGTGGAGCGAGCGTGCTGCGGTCCCTCGGGCGCGCGACCTCGCCGATCGCGGTGCGCGAGCGGCGCAGCGCCAGCAGATTTTGGCGGCAGCCGGCGACGTCTTCGGGCGTTGCGGGTATCACGCGGCTCAGATGCACGAGATCGCCGACCGGGCCGACACCAGCAAACCGACCGTGTACAAACACTTTTCGAGCAAACTCGACCTCTACCTGGCGGTGCTCCAAGTGCGCCTGGACCGATTGGTCGACGGGGTCCGAGTCGCCCTGAGCGCCGAGACCGACCGCGCCCGAGCCGCCGTCGAGGTCTACTTCGATTTCATCGACAGTGACCCGCAGGGGTTCCGCCTCGTCTTCGAAACCGAGGTGCCGAGCGAACCAGCCGTGCGCCTGCGCGTCGACCACGCGATCGATGATTGCATCCTCGCGGTCGCCGGGCTGCTGGCCCGAAATCTCGACGCCGATCTGTTCCGAGCCCGCATGCTCGCCGCCGGCCTGGTGGGAATCTGCCGGTTCACCGCACGGCAATGGCTGGACTCCGGCCGTCCGATCGCCAAAGATCAGGCGATCACCACGACGACGATGCTGTGCGCGCGCGGATTATCCGGAGTGCCGCTCGTGCGTCCTCACCCGCAACCGGCTACCGGCCGCCGGTCTTTCGACCAGTCGACGCCGATCGAGTCGCGCGTGCCGCGGCACGGTTATCCCGATGGAAACCCAGGTGGTCGTTGA